A part of Rhodopirellula bahusiensis genomic DNA contains:
- a CDS encoding enoyl-CoA hydratase/isomerase family protein — protein MQHLDVRIHDNVATILIDRPEKHGALSPGLLFDLNEALGDVHQEKRARAVVLSSRGDHFCSGVDLQVFQQIADLPESERMQQWFEYWRAVSETCEKMLRFPKPIIAAVDGSAIGAGFALMLASDLCVASKRATFAADAARRGLVGGVTTALLSFRIGAASAARLTLAGETIDADEAQRLNLLCQSPVTSDQVWVVASEWAARCSEGPAEAVQASKRLLNESVGEALLTQISAAAADSASACTTESAAEGVSAFLEKRKPSWP, from the coding sequence ATGCAACATTTGGATGTTCGAATTCACGACAATGTGGCAACTATCTTGATTGACCGGCCGGAAAAGCATGGTGCTCTCAGTCCCGGATTGTTGTTTGATCTCAACGAAGCTCTCGGCGATGTGCACCAAGAAAAACGAGCACGGGCGGTCGTTCTGTCATCGCGAGGCGATCATTTTTGCTCGGGAGTCGACCTGCAAGTTTTTCAGCAGATCGCAGATTTGCCTGAATCGGAACGGATGCAGCAATGGTTCGAATATTGGCGAGCGGTTTCGGAAACCTGCGAGAAGATGCTGCGATTCCCCAAGCCGATCATCGCCGCCGTCGATGGATCGGCGATCGGAGCCGGTTTCGCTTTGATGCTGGCGTCGGATTTGTGCGTGGCCAGCAAACGAGCGACCTTTGCCGCCGATGCGGCGCGTCGTGGTTTGGTCGGAGGCGTGACGACCGCGTTGCTTTCATTTCGGATTGGTGCGGCCTCGGCTGCCAGGCTGACTTTGGCGGGAGAGACCATCGACGCGGATGAGGCCCAGCGTTTGAACCTGCTGTGCCAATCGCCGGTGACTTCCGACCAAGTTTGGGTGGTGGCAAGCGAATGGGCGGCTCGGTGCAGTGAAGGTCCCGCCGAAGCGGTGCAAGCGTCCAAACGATTGCTGAACGAAAGCGTCGGCGAAGCGTTGCTGACTCAGATTTCAGCAGCGGCGGCCGACAGTGCCTCGGCTTGCACGACCGAATCGGCCGCCGAGGGTGTTTCCGCGTTCCTTGAAAAACGCAAGCCGAGCTGGCCGTAG
- the rplC gene encoding 50S ribosomal protein L3 produces the protein MSPSILGRKIGMTQIFLEDGTAVPVTVVQAGPCHVLQVRSKDRDGYEAVQMGFEDKPRRLAKRSERGQVATIESKRSKKRSAAGIEAPTKADCEPQRFVREFRGPSEANVGDTLTVEQFNDVKKVDVTGNSKGRGFAGVMKRHNFAGQRATHGVKKCHRHAGGTGMSASPSRTFKGKRMAGQYGNAKVTTRNLEVVRVDAENNLLMIRGAVPGPNGGFVSIRQTNKVG, from the coding sequence ATGTCACCATCTATCCTTGGCCGTAAAATCGGGATGACTCAGATCTTCCTGGAAGACGGAACCGCTGTTCCCGTCACGGTCGTGCAAGCTGGCCCTTGCCACGTGCTGCAAGTACGCAGCAAAGATCGCGACGGCTACGAAGCTGTTCAAATGGGTTTCGAAGACAAGCCACGCCGCTTGGCAAAACGCAGTGAGCGTGGCCAGGTTGCCACCATCGAGAGCAAACGCTCCAAGAAGCGTTCTGCCGCTGGTATCGAAGCCCCGACCAAAGCAGATTGTGAACCACAGCGATTCGTTCGCGAATTCCGCGGACCATCCGAAGCAAACGTCGGCGACACCCTTACCGTTGAACAGTTCAACGATGTCAAAAAGGTTGATGTCACCGGAAACAGCAAAGGCCGCGGATTCGCGGGTGTCATGAAACGACACAACTTCGCTGGACAACGTGCCACCCACGGTGTCAAGAAGTGTCACCGTCACGCCGGTGGTACCGGGATGAGTGCATCGCCGAGCCGCACGTTCAAAGGCAAGCGAATGGCTGGCCAGTACGGCAACGCCAAAGTCACCACCCGCAACCTTGAAGTCGTTCGCGTCGACGCAGAAAACAACCTGCTGATGATTCGCGGTGCGGTTCCTGGACCTAACGGCGGCTTTGTCTCGATTCGTCAAACCAACAAAGTCGGCTGA
- the fusA gene encoding elongation factor G, giving the protein MVAIRFCRIAIFLCAPAPKRFPTHRPAMAADISKIRNIGIIAHIDAGKTTVTERMLYLSGAKHRVGRVDHGTTDTDDDPEEQERGITIFSACVKYGWGDYNINLLDTPGHVDFTAEVERCLRVLDGAVVVFSAREGVEAQSETVWRQADRYEVPRIVFINKMDREGASFETVFNDIGPRLGGRPVAVELPVGEGPAHVDNPFRGVIDLVNMKLLQFDPETEGKQVTETDLPEELADDAAIWREQMLEAVYEISEDAMTLAMEDKEIPRDVILAALRKGCLDRTIQPVFCGSALHGIGVQPLMTGVGNFLPSPLDRPAVEGHDPKKPDKTLSRNPDPKEPFCGLVFKILPAKTGDNYWIRIYSGELKQNSRVQCPNRDKKENVAQIWQIHASKKERDGQVDSVGAGDICCVIGPRFAITGDTVCDTKEAIELPSIKFAETVLSMAIEPESTADRKKLEETLDMLRRQDPTFRAVDNEEIGQTIISGMGELHLEVIQHRLTRDFGLNVKFYKPRVNYRETIGGNAELVGQCNRVVGSTQMFARLKVKISPTENPSDPVVVFDRLSPDAGLPNAIRSAAIDELRDRAEGGGMIAGFPLSGVRIDVLDAEMAEEGSDEVAFRIAAGDAFESGLQAAGPVLLEPVMRVEVTTPEDYMGEIVGDLQQRRAIIASTESRGAMTVITAHAPLKEMFGYSGAVRSLSQGRAGSSMEPYGYQAAPKEDADSFQY; this is encoded by the coding sequence TTGGTCGCGATTCGGTTCTGCCGGATCGCGATTTTTCTTTGCGCACCCGCCCCAAAACGCTTCCCAACGCACCGACCCGCCATGGCCGCCGACATATCCAAGATTCGCAACATCGGGATCATCGCCCACATCGACGCTGGCAAAACCACCGTCACCGAGCGAATGCTCTACCTCAGCGGCGCAAAACACCGAGTTGGACGAGTCGACCACGGCACCACCGACACCGACGATGACCCCGAAGAACAAGAACGCGGCATCACGATCTTCAGCGCCTGTGTGAAGTACGGCTGGGGCGACTACAACATCAACCTGCTGGACACCCCCGGCCACGTTGACTTCACCGCCGAAGTCGAACGCTGCCTCCGAGTCCTCGACGGAGCGGTCGTGGTGTTCTCCGCACGCGAAGGCGTCGAGGCCCAAAGCGAAACCGTGTGGCGACAAGCTGATCGCTATGAGGTCCCTCGTATCGTGTTCATCAACAAGATGGATCGCGAAGGCGCAAGCTTCGAGACCGTCTTCAACGACATCGGACCTCGACTGGGCGGCCGACCAGTCGCGGTCGAACTTCCGGTCGGTGAAGGCCCCGCGCACGTCGACAACCCGTTCCGCGGCGTGATTGACCTGGTCAACATGAAACTCTTGCAATTCGACCCAGAAACGGAAGGCAAGCAAGTCACCGAGACCGATCTACCGGAGGAACTGGCCGACGACGCCGCGATCTGGCGAGAGCAGATGCTGGAAGCGGTCTACGAGATCAGCGAAGACGCAATGACACTGGCGATGGAAGACAAGGAAATCCCTCGCGATGTGATCCTGGCAGCTCTGCGAAAAGGCTGCCTCGACCGCACCATCCAACCCGTCTTCTGCGGCTCCGCTCTCCACGGAATCGGCGTGCAGCCACTGATGACCGGCGTCGGAAACTTTCTCCCCAGCCCGCTGGATCGCCCAGCGGTCGAAGGCCACGACCCAAAGAAACCCGACAAAACACTCTCCCGAAACCCAGACCCGAAAGAGCCATTCTGCGGCCTCGTTTTCAAGATTTTGCCCGCGAAAACGGGCGACAATTATTGGATCCGGATCTACAGCGGCGAGCTAAAACAAAACTCTCGCGTGCAGTGCCCCAACCGAGACAAAAAGGAGAATGTCGCCCAAATTTGGCAAATCCACGCCTCGAAAAAGGAACGCGACGGGCAAGTCGATTCCGTCGGCGCCGGCGATATCTGCTGCGTGATCGGACCGCGATTCGCCATCACCGGCGACACGGTTTGCGACACTAAAGAAGCGATCGAACTGCCCAGCATCAAATTCGCCGAAACAGTGCTCTCGATGGCGATCGAACCAGAAAGCACGGCAGACCGAAAGAAGCTGGAAGAAACCCTCGACATGCTCCGCCGCCAAGACCCGACGTTCCGGGCGGTCGACAACGAAGAGATCGGCCAGACGATCATCAGCGGCATGGGCGAACTGCACCTCGAAGTCATCCAGCACCGCCTGACTCGCGACTTTGGACTGAACGTCAAGTTCTACAAGCCTCGCGTGAACTACCGCGAAACCATCGGCGGCAACGCCGAACTGGTCGGCCAATGCAACCGCGTGGTTGGCTCGACGCAGATGTTTGCTCGGCTGAAAGTGAAGATCAGCCCAACCGAAAACCCGTCTGACCCCGTCGTTGTGTTCGACCGACTTTCGCCTGATGCCGGCCTCCCCAATGCGATCCGAAGTGCGGCCATCGACGAACTTCGCGACCGAGCGGAAGGCGGCGGCATGATCGCCGGATTCCCGCTATCCGGCGTCCGAATCGATGTCCTGGACGCGGAAATGGCTGAAGAAGGCAGCGATGAAGTCGCATTCCGAATTGCCGCTGGCGATGCATTCGAAAGCGGCCTGCAAGCCGCCGGCCCCGTGCTCCTCGAACCCGTCATGCGAGTCGAGGTCACCACACCGGAAGACTACATGGGCGAGATCGTGGGCGACCTTCAACAACGCCGCGCGATCATTGCGTCGACCGAAAGCCGCGGGGCCATGACCGTGATCACAGCTCACGCTCCACTGAAAGAAATGTTCGGCTACTCAGGAGCGGTTCGCAGCCTTAGCCAAGGCCGAGCCGGAAGCAGCATGGAACCCTACGGCTACCAAGCGGCACCCAAAGAAGACGCCGATAGCTTCCAGTACTAG
- the rplD gene encoding 50S ribosomal protein L4 yields MANLPILDASGKEVGQYEIDTEQIANRVSKQLLHDVVVMYQANKRQGSHNTRTRGQVSGTNKKMYRQKGTGNARAGSKRTNVRRGGGVARTVKPRDYSYRLPKKAIKTATRMAIRSRIDDGEIVVINELKLDAPKTSQIAQILKNLGLADTTTLIATAGDDQIIYKSGRNISGVTVEPVRQLNALTLLTPKRVLFTQEALDRVKDGTFAGSTQNTNEAEAAA; encoded by the coding sequence ATGGCAAACCTACCTATCCTCGACGCATCCGGCAAAGAAGTCGGCCAGTACGAGATCGACACCGAACAAATCGCCAACCGAGTCAGCAAACAATTGCTGCACGACGTGGTGGTCATGTACCAAGCCAATAAACGCCAAGGTTCGCACAACACACGAACCCGCGGCCAAGTCAGCGGTACGAACAAAAAAATGTATCGCCAAAAAGGCACGGGCAACGCTCGTGCCGGCTCCAAGCGAACCAATGTTCGCCGTGGTGGTGGCGTTGCACGAACGGTCAAACCTCGCGACTACAGCTACCGACTGCCAAAGAAGGCGATCAAGACCGCCACTCGCATGGCGATCCGATCACGCATCGACGATGGCGAAATCGTAGTCATCAACGAACTGAAGCTGGACGCACCAAAGACCAGCCAAATCGCCCAGATCCTGAAGAACCTCGGACTGGCCGACACAACCACGCTGATCGCGACCGCCGGTGACGACCAAATCATCTACAAGAGCGGTCGCAACATCAGCGGCGTGACGGTTGAACCCGTTCGCCAACTGAACGCACTGACTCTGCTGACTCCGAAACGAGTGCTCTTCACCCAAGAAGCACTGGACCGAGTCAAAGACGGCACATTCGCCGGTTCCACTCAGAACACCAACGAAGCGGAGGCAGCGGCCTGA
- a CDS encoding aminotransferase class I/II-fold pyridoxal phosphate-dependent enzyme: protein MSDTFNPDTPNIDAPAIDSPTTDPEPAEFEVKMASRVDRLPPYMFGRINNLLYQKRRAGDDVIDLGMGNPSDPPDPVVVQKLNDAAADIGNHGYSKSNGITNLRREVASKYHRKYGVRLDPEGEIIACLGSKEGFSHMCLALMGPGDTAIIPSPYFPVHMYGVILASGNVVALDVADPDKFLSNVAYTCENLTPRPKVLIVNYPHNPSSAVIEADFFVEVVRLAKKYGLMVIHDFAYADVAFDGYVPPSFLSAPGAKDVGVEFTTMSKGYNMAGWRVGFCAGNADMVRGLGTIKGYYDYGMFQAIQIAAIVALRETEATVLKQSEVYQGRRDVLVSGLRRLGWNVNPPKAGMFVWAEVPEPWKSQMSTMDFAMMLLEEGNVAVSPGSGFGAAGEGYLRMSLVENEHRLRQAVRQIGKCLASKEADLGSVASSAT, encoded by the coding sequence ATGAGTGACACCTTTAATCCCGACACGCCCAACATCGACGCACCTGCAATTGATTCGCCCACGACGGATCCTGAGCCAGCGGAATTCGAAGTGAAGATGGCCTCGCGGGTCGACCGTTTGCCGCCTTATATGTTCGGCCGCATCAACAATTTGCTGTATCAGAAGCGGCGTGCCGGGGACGATGTGATTGATCTGGGGATGGGGAATCCATCGGATCCGCCGGATCCAGTGGTTGTTCAAAAGCTGAATGACGCCGCTGCTGACATTGGCAATCACGGTTACAGCAAGTCGAACGGGATCACGAACCTGCGTCGCGAAGTCGCCAGCAAATATCACCGCAAATATGGCGTGCGTTTGGATCCTGAGGGCGAGATCATCGCTTGCTTGGGAAGCAAAGAGGGGTTCTCGCATATGTGTTTGGCTCTGATGGGGCCCGGCGACACGGCGATCATTCCTTCGCCCTACTTCCCGGTTCATATGTACGGAGTGATTTTGGCGTCTGGCAACGTGGTCGCGCTGGATGTCGCAGATCCGGACAAGTTCCTGAGCAATGTGGCTTACACCTGCGAGAATTTGACGCCTCGTCCGAAGGTTTTGATCGTTAATTACCCGCACAATCCATCGTCGGCTGTGATCGAGGCGGACTTCTTTGTCGAGGTGGTTCGTTTGGCCAAGAAGTATGGCCTGATGGTGATTCACGACTTTGCTTACGCCGATGTCGCCTTTGATGGCTATGTTCCGCCGAGCTTCCTGTCAGCTCCCGGTGCCAAGGATGTGGGTGTCGAGTTCACGACGATGAGCAAGGGGTACAACATGGCCGGTTGGCGTGTTGGATTCTGTGCCGGAAACGCGGATATGGTTCGCGGTTTGGGCACGATCAAGGGCTACTACGACTACGGCATGTTCCAGGCAATTCAAATTGCCGCGATCGTCGCGCTTCGCGAAACGGAAGCGACCGTTTTGAAGCAGTCGGAGGTCTACCAGGGCCGGCGTGATGTGTTGGTAAGCGGTCTGCGTCGATTGGGTTGGAATGTCAATCCGCCGAAGGCTGGGATGTTTGTTTGGGCGGAGGTGCCAGAGCCTTGGAAGAGCCAGATGAGCACGATGGATTTCGCCATGATGTTGCTTGAAGAAGGCAATGTCGCGGTCAGTCCGGGGAGCGGTTTTGGTGCTGCGGGTGAGGGTTATTTGCGGATGTCGTTGGTTGAGAACGAGCATCGGCTGCGGCAAGCGGTTCGTCAAATCGGCAAGTGTTTGGCATCCAAGGAAGCTGATCTGGGGTCGGTTGCTTCTTCAGCGACTTAG
- the rpsJ gene encoding 30S ribosomal protein S10: MSTGPSEVIRIRMEAYDHAVLDQSARDIVDTVKATASIVHGPIPLPTRIERYTVLSSPFVNKKARQQYEIRTHKRLVDIVQASAKTIEALNKLSLPAGVDIKIKASAR; encoded by the coding sequence GTGTCAACCGGCCCCAGCGAAGTCATCCGCATTCGAATGGAAGCGTACGACCATGCCGTGCTGGACCAGAGTGCCCGCGACATTGTCGACACAGTCAAAGCGACAGCCAGCATTGTGCATGGCCCCATCCCTTTGCCAACCCGAATCGAGCGATACACGGTCCTGTCGAGCCCCTTCGTCAACAAGAAGGCTCGTCAACAATATGAAATCCGAACGCACAAGCGTTTGGTGGACATCGTTCAGGCATCCGCCAAGACGATCGAAGCACTCAACAAGCTAAGCCTGCCGGCTGGTGTCGATATCAAGATCAAGGCGTCCGCCCGCTGA
- a CDS encoding DUF2760 domain-containing protein: MRLGLALRAFWRAMFDPRVAERVALALDGTDPVTPNSVTFSPVIAEQKPAEPVKPKSLQSDAVTLLAALQRDARLVDLIHEDLDQYGDDQVGAAARPCLKQCRQTLDRLLVIKPLVEAAEGQSIPVDAAASSARVRWVGESAGATEGKVVHAGWQASQVQLPAWSGSEGDAMVIAPTQVQAS; the protein is encoded by the coding sequence ATGCGTTTGGGTTTGGCTCTGAGAGCGTTTTGGCGGGCAATGTTTGATCCTCGGGTCGCCGAGCGAGTGGCGTTGGCGCTCGATGGAACTGATCCGGTCACGCCGAATTCAGTCACTTTTTCGCCCGTAATTGCGGAGCAGAAGCCGGCGGAGCCGGTCAAGCCGAAGTCGCTGCAGAGCGACGCGGTCACGCTGCTGGCCGCGCTTCAGCGGGACGCTCGTTTGGTGGATTTGATCCACGAGGATTTGGATCAGTACGGCGACGACCAGGTTGGTGCCGCGGCCCGGCCCTGTTTGAAGCAGTGTCGTCAAACGCTGGATCGATTGTTGGTGATCAAGCCATTGGTTGAAGCGGCTGAGGGGCAATCGATTCCGGTCGACGCGGCCGCGTCTTCGGCTCGGGTGCGCTGGGTGGGCGAGTCTGCTGGGGCAACGGAGGGCAAGGTTGTGCACGCCGGTTGGCAGGCTTCGCAGGTCCAATTGCCAGCTTGGTCAGGGAGTGAAGGTGACGCGATGGTCATCGCCCCGACGCAGGTCCAGGCTTCGTGA
- the rplW gene encoding 50S ribosomal protein L23 yields the protein MSAIQPPKPVERKIELEPHQVLLKPLVTEKGVHRATRNNQYAFQIHRDATKLDVKKAVEHLFDVKVLKVRTQTRKGKARRFKYKIGRTSDWKKAIVSLHEDHRIDFF from the coding sequence ATGTCTGCGATCCAACCACCCAAACCTGTTGAACGCAAGATCGAACTGGAACCCCACCAGGTCTTGCTGAAACCACTCGTGACCGAAAAAGGCGTGCACCGCGCGACACGGAACAACCAATACGCGTTCCAAATTCACCGCGACGCCACCAAACTGGACGTCAAAAAGGCTGTTGAACATTTGTTCGACGTCAAGGTCCTCAAAGTCCGCACCCAAACCCGCAAAGGGAAAGCTCGCCGGTTCAAGTACAAGATTGGACGAACCAGCGATTGGAAGAAGGCGATTGTCTCGCTGCACGAAGATCATCGGATCGACTTCTTCTAA
- the rpsG gene encoding 30S ribosomal protein S7 yields the protein MGRITSSRSQLIGDPRHHSLLASKFINCLMLDGKKTTAQRVFYDALEEIGKRHEGEETPIEVFEAALENIKPYIEVRSKRVGGASYQVPMQVNKARQQSLAIRWILAAVRDKKGRPMALKLADELLAGFKKEGAAYTKRENTHRMADANKAFAHFAW from the coding sequence ATGGGACGCATCACTTCCAGCCGCTCGCAACTCATCGGCGACCCGCGGCACCACTCGTTGCTGGCTAGCAAATTCATCAACTGCTTGATGCTGGACGGAAAGAAGACCACCGCACAGCGAGTCTTCTACGATGCCCTGGAAGAGATCGGCAAACGCCACGAAGGTGAAGAGACTCCTATCGAAGTCTTCGAAGCGGCCTTGGAAAACATCAAGCCATACATCGAAGTTCGCAGCAAGCGAGTCGGTGGTGCTAGCTACCAAGTCCCAATGCAGGTCAACAAAGCTCGCCAACAAAGTCTCGCGATCCGCTGGATCCTGGCTGCCGTTCGCGACAAAAAGGGCCGCCCAATGGCCTTGAAACTGGCCGACGAATTGCTGGCTGGCTTCAAGAAGGAAGGCGCCGCCTACACCAAACGCGAAAACACGCACCGCATGGCTGACGCCAACAAGGCATTCGCTCACTTCGCATGGTGA
- a CDS encoding DUF2752 domain-containing protein: MRVGVRLVGSVEEGSASLSSGVKAGDLGRQSVPAPVGLSANRCAWWFRLLMITGALVGGGLLGVARSLSPASAGLGTHQQLGLPPCSMRMLFGIRCPACGMTTSWSWLTRGDLVASAQASFAGMLLGLFVLALVVVAVRVAWFGRSSSGKANWWMGFGVVFIGVLSAAEWLVRLQFD; this comes from the coding sequence GTGCGTGTAGGTGTTCGTTTGGTGGGTTCTGTGGAAGAGGGTTCGGCTTCGCTCTCGAGTGGAGTCAAAGCGGGGGATTTGGGAAGGCAGTCGGTGCCCGCGCCGGTTGGTTTGTCCGCGAATCGGTGTGCTTGGTGGTTTCGTTTGCTGATGATCACGGGTGCGTTGGTCGGCGGAGGGTTGCTGGGTGTGGCTCGTTCTTTGTCGCCGGCTTCAGCGGGATTGGGGACGCATCAGCAGTTGGGTTTGCCGCCGTGTTCGATGCGGATGTTGTTTGGGATTCGGTGTCCAGCGTGTGGGATGACGACTTCTTGGAGTTGGTTGACTCGTGGTGATTTGGTTGCTTCTGCCCAGGCGAGTTTTGCTGGGATGCTGCTGGGGTTATTTGTTTTGGCGTTGGTGGTCGTTGCCGTGAGGGTGGCGTGGTTCGGCCGGAGTTCGTCGGGCAAAGCGAACTGGTGGATGGGGTTCGGTGTCGTGTTCATCGGTGTTCTCAGCGCGGCCGAATGGCTGGTTCGATTGCAGTTCGATTGA
- the rpsL gene encoding 30S ribosomal protein S12: MPTINQLVRKNRKQKKSQSKSPVLEKCPQKQGVCLQVRTMTPKKPNSALRKITRVRLSNGKEVTVYIPGEGHNLQEHSIVLVRGGRVRDLPGVRYQVVRGSRDALGVDGRKQSRSRYGAKK, translated from the coding sequence ATGCCAACGATCAATCAACTCGTCCGTAAAAACCGGAAGCAGAAAAAGAGCCAGAGCAAGTCGCCGGTTCTCGAGAAATGCCCTCAAAAACAGGGTGTTTGCCTGCAAGTCCGGACCATGACCCCCAAGAAGCCAAACTCGGCTTTGCGGAAGATCACCCGGGTTCGATTGAGCAACGGCAAAGAAGTCACCGTTTACATCCCCGGCGAAGGCCACAACCTGCAAGAGCACTCGATCGTACTCGTTCGCGGTGGTCGTGTTCGCGATTTGCCCGGTGTTCGATACCAAGTTGTCCGCGGTTCACGCGACGCATTGGGTGTTGACGGCCGCAAGCAATCCCGCAGCCGTTACGGAGCCAAGAAGTAA
- a CDS encoding DUF72 domain-containing protein, whose translation MKQSHETHSSPSWPVSIGTPVWSCDGWAGVVYPSKTPRKDWLAWYTRTFNTVEGNSTFYAVPGESTFRGWAEQAADGFEFCFKFPKQVSHDSMLQHCDDEVREFLARLRVIAKADRLGPTFLQLGPNFGPDRLPVLARFLRRLPRELPWAVELRHHDWFDSADNEARVNDLLRDLQIDKVTFDSRPLFQSPPEDAIEEKSQARKPRTPVRQTVTAQRPILRIVGRNRVELADTFLDQWLPILIGWLETGLRPIVFTHTPDDRLAPQFAELLLAKLAGAMPGVDFTLPRPPQSPEQLSLLD comes from the coding sequence GTGAAACAATCTCACGAAACTCATTCGTCTCCTTCGTGGCCGGTTTCGATCGGTACTCCAGTTTGGTCCTGCGATGGTTGGGCTGGCGTGGTCTATCCGTCCAAAACGCCGCGAAAGGACTGGCTTGCGTGGTACACACGGACTTTCAACACCGTCGAGGGAAACAGCACGTTTTATGCGGTTCCCGGTGAGTCCACGTTCCGCGGATGGGCTGAGCAAGCCGCCGACGGGTTCGAGTTTTGCTTCAAATTTCCGAAGCAGGTTTCGCACGACAGCATGCTCCAGCACTGCGACGACGAGGTGCGAGAGTTTCTGGCTCGGTTGCGAGTGATTGCGAAAGCCGACCGTTTGGGCCCGACGTTTTTGCAGCTCGGGCCGAACTTTGGTCCCGATCGATTGCCCGTGCTGGCCCGGTTTCTTCGCCGTTTGCCACGTGAGTTGCCTTGGGCAGTTGAGTTGCGGCATCACGATTGGTTCGACTCCGCGGACAACGAAGCTCGCGTGAACGATCTGCTGCGAGACCTTCAGATCGACAAGGTCACGTTTGATAGCCGCCCTCTGTTTCAATCACCGCCTGAAGATGCGATTGAAGAAAAGTCGCAGGCGAGGAAGCCGCGAACGCCAGTCCGACAAACGGTCACGGCCCAGCGGCCAATATTGCGAATCGTGGGACGCAATCGGGTCGAGCTTGCCGATACATTCTTGGATCAGTGGTTGCCGATCTTGATTGGTTGGCTGGAGACGGGTTTGCGACCGATCGTGTTCACGCACACGCCTGATGATCGCTTGGCACCGCAGTTTGCCGAATTGTTGCTAGCGAAATTGGCCGGTGCCATGCCGGGTGTGGACTTCACCCTGCCTCGCCCTCCACAATCTCCCGAACAATTGTCGTTGCTGGATTGA